From Alkaliphilus flagellatus, the proteins below share one genomic window:
- a CDS encoding TetR/AcrR family transcriptional regulator, whose translation MNSLKEQKRIDIIEAATKIFRRYGFHKAKIEVIAKEAGIGKGTVYEYFDSKKDLFEQMIKYMAETYLNMAREAMDIAETVKEKLMAFAQHHGNFVSEHMDMAENVIPGPGFLSEEMKYQMIEMKQSIFLLIDEALEMGIETGELRPDLNKRIATFSILGAINHNYALQVYFESVNPKDIDSRPIIDTVFNGLSNK comes from the coding sequence GTGAACTCCTTAAAAGAACAAAAGAGAATTGACATTATTGAAGCTGCAACTAAGATTTTTAGAAGATATGGATTTCATAAGGCAAAAATTGAAGTAATAGCCAAAGAAGCAGGAATTGGGAAAGGTACAGTATACGAATACTTTGATAGCAAAAAAGATTTATTTGAACAAATGATAAAATACATGGCAGAAACTTATCTGAATATGGCACGTGAAGCAATGGATATTGCTGAAACAGTTAAAGAAAAGTTAATGGCCTTTGCACAACATCATGGAAACTTTGTAAGTGAACACATGGATATGGCTGAAAATGTTATTCCAGGGCCAGGATTTTTGTCAGAGGAAATGAAGTATCAAATGATTGAAATGAAACAGTCAATATTTCTTCTAATTGATGAAGCTTTGGAAATGGGGATTGAAACTGGTGAACTTAGGCCAGATTTAAATAAAAGAATAGCAACATTCTCTATACTAGGAGCTATCAATCATAATTATGCATTACAGGTATATTTTGAAAGTGTTAACCCAAAGGATATTGATTCTAGACCTATTATCGATACTGTCTTCAATGGTTTATCGAATAAATAA
- a CDS encoding sugar transferase gives MILKKWGHLPECMKNEYVRKYYELLYKKRLSLFAKRIFDVVMAIISFIILFPIFLIISIAIKIDSKGPVMFRQVRVTQYGKRFRIFKFRTMVNDADKIGTQVTTKNDARVTKVGKFLRKLRLDEIPQLLNIITGDMTFVGTRPEVVKYVDKYSDEMWATLLLPAGVTSEASIQYKDEEMLLANSEDVDETYINEVLPGKMKYNLRSLEYFCFFGEIKTMFRTVVAVIKRDKNSENPVAFVTADKSEVKM, from the coding sequence GTGATATTAAAAAAATGGGGACACTTGCCAGAATGTATGAAAAATGAATATGTTAGAAAATACTATGAACTTTTATATAAGAAGCGTCTTAGTCTATTTGCCAAGCGCATATTTGATGTGGTAATGGCCATTATATCTTTCATTATTCTTTTCCCTATATTCCTTATTATAAGTATTGCAATTAAAATCGACTCTAAAGGACCAGTGATGTTTCGTCAGGTTAGAGTAACGCAGTATGGAAAGCGGTTTAGGATCTTTAAGTTTAGAACAATGGTCAACGATGCTGACAAAATTGGAACGCAGGTAACAACTAAGAATGATGCTAGAGTGACCAAGGTTGGTAAGTTTTTAAGGAAATTACGTCTGGATGAAATTCCACAGTTATTAAATATCATTACAGGAGACATGACTTTTGTAGGGACAAGGCCAGAAGTAGTTAAGTATGTAGATAAGTATTCTGATGAAATGTGGGCTACTTTGTTATTGCCTGCAGGAGTGACCTCTGAGGCTAGCATACAATACAAGGATGAAGAGATGCTTTTGGCAAACTCTGAGGATGTTGATGAAACATATATTAATGAAGTGCTACCTGGAAAGATGAAGTATAATTTGAGAAGCCTCGAATATTTTTGTTTCTTTGGTGAGATTAAGACAATGTTTAGAACTGTTGTAGCTGTAATTAAGAGAGATAAGAATAGTGAAAACCCTGTTGCATTTGTGACAGCAGACAAGAGTGAGGTAAAGATGTGA
- a CDS encoding sulfatase-like hydrolase/transferase has translation MRDIINKLRETYGKSYIWILLFATITFIKVFVVQTLMEAADISLWFICINFLLIFGIYTITLVLPDRWRVPGLFLIYGLLSTVAFADIVHFRYFRVPISIYSIYSAGQVSAVGDSVKSLIKPGDIFLFIDIPIVAFVFWIKKIAIKASLKDERIIALVTSILMVFSISYLNGVKVDKNMYTVNQLGLLNYHLHDAVQFFKQDKLEDVSMQSYLDRRNGNKKRIEDLKGYGIAKGRNVFVIQVEALQNFVINKEIEGKPITPVLNSLVNKDSFYFDKYFQQLGRGNTSDAEFVSHNSMYASMRSFSYKEYEGVDLYTLPNALKAKGYSTIAFHGNDPEFWNRKNAYPAQGLDKFISVDKLNSDEVIGLGISDGSLFKQSIDYYKELKEPFYSFSVTLTSHHPFVIPENFKGLNIQGEYKDTMLGNYVESINYFDTVLGEFIEELKQEGLYDNSVIAIYGDHFGLEMHDSEIRKQASSFLNREYNYEDLLNIPLIIHVPGAGVEETISTTGGQLDFFPTMLNIMGVAPSSDFLMGQDLLNAEEGFVAQQNVMNKGSFIDDEKIFEMSSDGRFENSKAWSLHTGEPVDLDLCREGYERAIQDINLSNYLADSYVKGDKVVEVDKDKKITFSDILDHRSEEAIEYMAEKEIVSGHSDSRFYPDNPIKKSEFLKILLSALGIDVDTSTGGDWWAPYANAATEKNIINDAELTNSSQADEFISTEQALIWLEKAVKEDDTFDLDPGDVIDNISKDLNLDSTEELTRGLTAEILYKVMNR, from the coding sequence ATGCGAGATATAATTAATAAACTAAGAGAAACATATGGAAAATCCTATATATGGATATTGTTATTTGCAACCATTACCTTTATAAAGGTTTTTGTAGTACAGACACTTATGGAAGCGGCGGATATATCACTATGGTTTATATGTATTAATTTTCTGCTTATATTTGGAATATATACAATTACTTTAGTATTACCAGACCGATGGAGAGTCCCAGGGCTATTTTTAATTTATGGACTGTTATCTACTGTAGCTTTTGCGGATATTGTGCATTTTAGATATTTCCGTGTACCAATATCCATATATTCTATTTATTCTGCGGGACAGGTAAGTGCTGTAGGAGATAGTGTAAAAAGCTTGATTAAACCAGGGGATATTTTTCTATTTATAGATATTCCTATAGTGGCATTTGTATTTTGGATAAAGAAGATTGCTATTAAAGCAAGTCTAAAGGATGAAAGAATAATTGCTCTTGTAACATCTATATTAATGGTATTTTCAATATCATACCTGAATGGAGTTAAAGTGGATAAAAACATGTACACTGTTAATCAATTAGGTCTACTTAACTACCATTTACATGACGCAGTACAGTTTTTTAAACAGGATAAACTAGAAGATGTAAGTATGCAAAGCTATTTAGATAGGAGAAATGGAAATAAAAAAAGAATAGAAGATTTAAAAGGTTATGGTATAGCAAAAGGTAGAAATGTATTTGTTATTCAAGTAGAAGCTTTGCAAAACTTTGTTATTAATAAAGAGATTGAGGGTAAACCTATAACCCCTGTATTAAATAGCTTAGTTAACAAAGATAGCTTTTATTTTGATAAATATTTTCAACAACTAGGGAGAGGAAATACCTCTGATGCAGAGTTTGTATCCCATAACTCGATGTATGCTTCTATGCGATCATTTTCATATAAAGAGTATGAGGGGGTAGATTTATATACCCTACCTAATGCACTAAAGGCAAAGGGCTATAGTACTATTGCTTTTCATGGTAATGATCCCGAGTTTTGGAATAGAAAAAATGCATATCCTGCACAAGGATTAGATAAATTTATTAGTGTAGATAAGTTGAATAGTGATGAGGTTATTGGGTTAGGTATTTCAGATGGTTCTTTATTTAAGCAGTCCATTGATTATTATAAGGAATTAAAAGAGCCATTCTATAGTTTTTCTGTTACCTTAACTAGTCATCATCCTTTTGTTATTCCAGAAAACTTTAAGGGATTAAATATACAGGGAGAGTATAAAGATACTATGCTTGGAAATTACGTCGAGTCAATTAATTATTTTGATACAGTGCTAGGTGAGTTTATTGAAGAGTTAAAGCAGGAAGGTTTGTACGATAATTCTGTTATAGCTATTTATGGAGATCACTTTGGGCTCGAAATGCATGACTCTGAAATTAGAAAGCAGGCTTCTAGTTTTCTTAACAGGGAGTATAACTATGAAGACTTATTAAATATTCCTCTAATTATACATGTTCCAGGTGCAGGAGTAGAAGAAACTATATCTACAACTGGTGGGCAACTTGACTTTTTCCCTACAATGCTAAATATTATGGGAGTTGCACCTTCATCCGATTTCTTAATGGGACAGGATTTATTAAATGCAGAGGAAGGCTTTGTTGCCCAGCAAAATGTTATGAATAAAGGGTCTTTTATTGACGATGAGAAGATATTTGAAATGTCTAGTGATGGTAGGTTCGAAAATAGTAAGGCATGGAGTTTGCATACTGGCGAGCCTGTAGATTTAGATCTCTGTAGAGAAGGCTATGAAAGAGCAATACAAGATATTAATCTGTCAAACTATTTAGCAGATAGCTATGTAAAAGGAGATAAGGTTGTAGAGGTAGATAAAGATAAAAAAATTACTTTTAGTGATATACTTGACCATAGATCAGAAGAAGCTATCGAATATATGGCAGAGAAAGAAATTGTAAGTGGACATTCAGATTCTAGATTTTATCCTGATAATCCTATCAAAAAATCAGAGTTTTTAAAAATACTTCTATCTGCATTAGGTATAGACGTAGATACAAGTACTGGCGGAGATTGGTGGGCACCTTATGCTAATGCAGCTACAGAAAAAAATATTATTAATGATGCAGAGCTTACAAATTCTTCCCAAGCAGACGAGTTTATTTCTACAGAACAGGCTTTAATATGGTTAGAGAAGGCGGTTAAGGAAGATGACACCTTTGACTTAGATCCAGGGGATGTTATTGATAACATTAGTAAGGATTTAAATTTAGATAGTACTGAAGAGCTAACTAGAGGTTTGACTGCGGAGATTTTGTATAAGGTTATGAATAGGTAG
- a CDS encoding DegT/DnrJ/EryC1/StrS family aminotransferase: MRVDFSPPDISQEEINSVVDTLKSGWITTGPKTKSFEKQIADYCNTSKAVAMNSATACMEMTLRLLGVGPGDEVITSAYTYSASASVIHHVGAKIVLVDTAKDSFHLDCNALENAITDKTKAIIPVDIAGVMCDYERIFRTVNNKKTFFKASNGIQKAIGRVAVIADAAHSFGATYKGKQSGEVADFTCFSFHAVKNLTTAEGGAVTWKNIDGIDNEEIYKQFMLLSLHGQSKDALAKSKLGSWEYDIVAPYYKCNMTDIMASLGLVQLNRYPEILERRRQIIEIYNKELKDKNIQVLGHYNDNSSSSGHLYLVRLLGKDEVYRNKVIERMAKKGVATNVHYKPLPMHTAYKSLGFDINDYPNAFDMYRNEITLPLHTLLSDSDVEYVCECLKMEIDEVPNREVAIAR; the protein is encoded by the coding sequence ATGAGGGTAGACTTTTCACCGCCAGATATATCACAAGAAGAAATAAACTCAGTTGTAGATACATTAAAGTCAGGCTGGATCACAACAGGTCCTAAGACTAAATCTTTTGAAAAACAAATTGCAGATTATTGCAACACCTCAAAAGCAGTAGCTATGAATTCAGCTACTGCTTGTATGGAGATGACTTTAAGACTTCTTGGTGTTGGTCCTGGAGATGAAGTAATTACTTCTGCATATACTTATTCGGCTTCTGCAAGTGTTATTCATCATGTTGGTGCCAAGATAGTATTAGTTGATACTGCTAAAGATTCCTTTCATTTAGACTGTAATGCACTTGAAAATGCTATTACAGATAAGACTAAAGCCATCATACCAGTAGATATAGCAGGAGTTATGTGTGACTATGAAAGGATATTCAGAACTGTAAATAATAAAAAAACTTTCTTTAAAGCATCTAATGGGATACAAAAAGCAATTGGAAGAGTTGCTGTTATAGCAGATGCAGCCCATTCTTTTGGCGCTACATATAAAGGAAAGCAAAGTGGAGAAGTTGCAGACTTTACATGCTTCTCATTTCATGCAGTTAAGAATCTGACTACTGCTGAAGGGGGAGCAGTTACTTGGAAAAATATTGATGGAATAGACAATGAAGAAATTTATAAGCAGTTTATGCTTTTGTCACTCCATGGTCAGTCTAAAGATGCTTTAGCTAAAAGTAAGCTTGGATCTTGGGAATATGATATAGTAGCTCCATATTACAAATGTAATATGACAGATATTATGGCATCTTTAGGATTAGTTCAGTTAAATAGATATCCTGAGATATTAGAAAGAAGAAGACAAATTATTGAGATATATAATAAAGAATTAAAAGATAAAAATATACAGGTGCTAGGTCATTATAATGATAATAGTTCATCAAGTGGACATTTATATTTAGTAAGACTTCTCGGTAAAGATGAAGTTTATAGAAATAAGGTAATAGAAAGAATGGCTAAGAAGGGTGTGGCGACAAATGTTCATTATAAGCCATTACCAATGCATACAGCTTATAAGAGTTTAGGATTTGATATAAACGATTATCCTAATGCCTTTGATATGTATAGGAATGAGATTACATTGCCACTTCATACTTTGTTAAGTGATAGTGATGTGGAATATGTGTGTGAATGTTTAAAGATGGAAATAGATGAAGTTCCAAATAGGGAAGTTGCTATAGCACGATAG
- a CDS encoding O-antigen ligase family protein → MGTKAQNQVKKQADKKSIADKIIFVLLSILIIGAPLFQGLFFQKEIMISNIFAFAIFVVFLLNKKRNKEKLIIFNSPYDCIGLLFIIAYLLPIVFFQWADLRDAIDILIRYTTYYAIYLMIKDMAQFERYKEYFTKVLILGSLVVAFIGIFGATGYIKLEDVIMGNRISSTFQYPNTLAALMMAMFFLVNGSIHKAEKYIEKLIYGAAGFVMLFTFIFTYSRAAWLLFPIFALLYLIFLSGKDRIASILYFVATLLPNILVLQPFTSQLAIDADTKPKALIVFFIGIGIFKVLYSIVLFVQSKLADKHYKLIYGFLGAVTIGVAILGYMALNTTVPLVFDNMAATENKTNQIQRTVKEIEGNKDYILKLNVEAIAGEVEAQWPWRVRINSVNEAGEQELLIETLGDKDVNGEIEIPFTTLETTQNISIYFTNIYPKTKVVFNEVKVIDGEENVVENIKLKYKYIPESLIARFNSIDLSEDSSATRLTYYKDSFSIFKSKPIFGGGGGTWKALYPKYQSLPYNSTEAHNYFLQALVETGITGIAVLALLIFIFVVHLLKAWKRKDTLTISILFSILALLGHSGLDFNFSFHSIPIILWALIALLETKTFEDIKPRINKIDLSGKSVGTVVPIIFAVPLLLFSISLYSAYAISVDNGKSINEIPIEESISKMEKAVLLDPFHSNMRIDLAKMQRTYGFETDNFSLVEKAENHLKKAVKHSPYMPVALQETASHYISLGRFEDAFKYLDKSTETTPLKPNSYETKSEAYAAVANYYLGKGEVEKAIDIYTNNMIGIIDEMRVANEKTEKPVQLTQNTLQNIFRAKYFVDNYNNPEKLEQLNDIVYMSYLDLEGATAVGMPWRVSDSSSGDIKYEIKKEGLKISNTGEDNEFIYSQFFSLNPDTMYEVEVVFSQESTQKNLRSHIISMVGRRTQVSEDINLEEIEDGVYYYNFNTTEDLEPGRQYIRFDHPGNSEDYFVIRQVIIKKIE, encoded by the coding sequence ATGGGAACTAAAGCACAAAATCAGGTTAAAAAACAAGCGGATAAAAAATCGATTGCAGATAAAATTATATTCGTATTACTTTCTATACTTATTATTGGAGCCCCTCTTTTTCAAGGGCTGTTTTTCCAAAAAGAAATAATGATTAGTAATATTTTTGCCTTTGCTATATTTGTAGTGTTTTTACTTAATAAAAAGCGAAATAAAGAAAAATTAATAATATTTAATAGTCCATACGACTGTATAGGTTTATTATTTATAATAGCCTATTTACTTCCTATTGTATTTTTTCAATGGGCTGACCTAAGAGATGCAATAGATATTTTAATACGTTACACTACCTATTATGCAATTTATCTTATGATAAAAGATATGGCACAATTTGAAAGATATAAAGAATACTTTACTAAGGTATTGATATTAGGATCTTTAGTAGTTGCATTTATAGGTATATTTGGTGCAACAGGCTATATAAAACTAGAAGATGTTATAATGGGAAATCGTATATCATCTACATTCCAATATCCAAATACATTAGCAGCACTTATGATGGCCATGTTCTTTTTAGTTAATGGATCTATCCATAAAGCAGAAAAATACATAGAAAAGCTAATATACGGGGCAGCAGGCTTTGTTATGTTATTTACATTTATATTTACATACTCTAGAGCGGCGTGGCTATTATTCCCTATATTTGCATTATTATATTTAATATTTCTTTCAGGAAAAGATCGTATTGCATCTATACTTTACTTTGTAGCCACATTACTGCCAAATATACTAGTACTGCAGCCATTTACAAGTCAATTGGCTATAGATGCGGACACAAAACCAAAGGCATTAATAGTATTTTTTATAGGGATAGGTATTTTTAAAGTACTATATAGCATAGTATTATTTGTACAATCAAAGCTAGCAGATAAACACTATAAGCTTATTTATGGATTCTTAGGAGCAGTTACAATTGGAGTAGCAATTTTGGGCTATATGGCTCTTAATACAACAGTACCCTTAGTGTTTGACAACATGGCCGCTACAGAAAACAAAACAAACCAAATACAAAGAACAGTAAAAGAGATAGAAGGAAATAAGGATTATATACTTAAGCTAAATGTAGAAGCTATAGCGGGCGAAGTGGAAGCTCAATGGCCTTGGAGAGTACGTATTAATAGTGTAAACGAAGCAGGAGAGCAGGAATTATTAATAGAAACCCTTGGGGATAAAGATGTAAATGGAGAAATAGAAATTCCTTTTACTACACTAGAGACAACACAAAATATTAGTATATACTTTACAAATATATATCCAAAAACAAAGGTAGTTTTTAATGAAGTAAAAGTAATAGATGGTGAAGAAAATGTAGTAGAAAATATAAAATTAAAATATAAGTATATACCAGAGTCACTTATTGCTCGTTTTAATTCTATCGACTTAAGTGAAGATAGCTCTGCTACACGTTTAACCTATTACAAGGATAGTTTTTCAATATTTAAAAGTAAGCCTATTTTTGGTGGTGGGGGAGGAACATGGAAGGCACTATATCCAAAGTATCAATCTCTTCCATATAATAGTACAGAAGCGCATAACTACTTTTTACAAGCATTAGTAGAAACAGGGATAACAGGTATAGCAGTACTTGCACTACTTATATTTATTTTTGTAGTACACCTACTAAAAGCATGGAAGAGGAAAGACACTTTAACAATATCTATACTTTTTAGTATATTAGCCTTGCTAGGCCATAGTGGACTAGACTTTAACTTTTCATTCCACTCTATACCGATTATACTTTGGGCACTAATAGCTTTATTGGAAACTAAAACCTTTGAAGATATAAAGCCTAGAATAAACAAAATAGATTTATCAGGTAAAAGCGTTGGTACAGTGGTACCTATAATATTTGCAGTACCGTTATTGTTGTTTTCTATATCTCTATATAGTGCATATGCTATATCAGTAGATAATGGCAAGAGCATTAATGAAATACCGATAGAAGAATCAATTAGTAAGATGGAAAAGGCAGTATTACTGGATCCTTTTCATTCTAATATGCGTATAGACCTTGCTAAGATGCAAAGAACCTATGGTTTTGAAACAGACAATTTTAGTTTAGTAGAAAAAGCAGAAAATCATTTAAAAAAAGCAGTAAAACATTCGCCATATATGCCAGTAGCATTACAAGAAACAGCAAGTCACTATATTAGTCTAGGTCGCTTTGAAGATGCTTTTAAATATTTAGATAAAAGCACAGAGACAACACCACTAAAGCCAAACAGCTATGAAACAAAAAGTGAAGCATATGCGGCAGTAGCTAACTACTACCTAGGTAAAGGAGAAGTAGAAAAGGCTATAGATATCTATACAAATAATATGATTGGTATTATAGATGAAATGAGAGTTGCTAATGAAAAAACAGAAAAACCTGTACAGCTAACTCAAAATACGCTGCAAAATATATTTAGAGCTAAATATTTTGTAGATAACTACAATAATCCAGAAAAACTAGAGCAGTTAAATGATATAGTGTATATGTCTTATTTGGATTTGGAAGGGGCTACGGCAGTGGGAATGCCTTGGAGAGTGAGCGATTCTTCTAGTGGAGATATTAAATATGAAATAAAGAAGGAAGGTCTAAAGATAAGTAATACAGGAGAAGATAACGAATTTATATATTCTCAATTTTTTTCTTTAAATCCAGATACTATGTATGAGGTGGAAGTAGTATTTTCACAAGAAAGCACTCAGAAAAACTTAAGATCTCATATAATTAGTATGGTTGGTAGGAGAACGCAGGTATCAGAGGATATAAATTTAGAAGAAATAGAAGATGGAGTGTATTATTACAATTTTAATACAACAGAAGATTTGGAACCAGGAAGACAATATATTCGTTTTGATCATCCTGGTAACAGTGAAGACTATTTTGTTATTAGACAAGTCATTATTAAGAAAATAGAGTAA
- a CDS encoding GumC family protein — MEEISLRELIEILLKRKKIIMGTTLLAVLASAIVSFFILEPVYETRMVLMASNFSDKLQPNQLKGEGIDNILSNLSQYPSMTMETYKQQVKAPKVMRETIEELGLEDKYDIESLAKSITLETIKDTNLLNIKMQAKDPELAAEIVNTVGRKFVAFVSDKAKEQATTTSQYIKTQIDAEKEQLDKALVELKDFLGQPQGVQELTQEVEAKLMLVTEYKTSLFQEELQREVLQQSINKVKNELKAEKPLIVTEKSILEDSLLSNLAKEKTGENIGDIASIRMNNEEVNPVYIALKEKEAEIAVELTQAETKVQMLKTQIQSIQQEVEDLQIKLAERQHEGRLIDQKVQIAQNTYDAFTRKHEELRVTESSQVGESNMIIVSKAYPTTNPVAPRKALNVAIAGVLGIMLGVFAAFSIEYWQASGEEKKNIPSTN; from the coding sequence ATGGAAGAGATAAGCTTACGGGAATTGATAGAGATATTATTAAAAAGAAAGAAAATAATAATGGGAACTACATTATTGGCAGTATTAGCATCCGCAATAGTTAGTTTTTTTATACTAGAGCCAGTTTACGAAACAAGAATGGTTTTAATGGCATCTAACTTTTCAGATAAACTACAACCAAACCAGCTTAAGGGGGAAGGAATAGATAACATATTAAGTAATTTATCACAATATCCGAGTATGACAATGGAAACCTATAAACAACAAGTAAAAGCTCCTAAGGTAATGAGGGAAACAATTGAAGAGTTAGGCTTAGAAGATAAGTATGACATCGAGAGCTTAGCAAAATCTATTACACTTGAAACAATAAAAGATACTAACTTATTGAATATAAAAATGCAGGCAAAAGATCCAGAGCTAGCGGCAGAGATAGTAAATACAGTAGGAAGAAAGTTCGTTGCCTTTGTATCCGATAAAGCTAAAGAACAAGCTACTACAACATCCCAATACATAAAAACACAAATAGATGCAGAAAAAGAGCAGCTAGATAAAGCATTAGTAGAGCTAAAAGATTTTTTAGGCCAACCTCAAGGAGTACAAGAACTAACGCAAGAAGTTGAAGCAAAGCTTATGTTAGTTACAGAATACAAAACAAGTCTATTTCAAGAAGAATTGCAACGAGAGGTATTACAACAGTCGATTAATAAAGTTAAAAATGAGTTAAAAGCAGAGAAACCACTTATAGTAACAGAGAAATCTATTTTAGAAGATAGTCTGTTAAGTAATTTAGCTAAGGAAAAAACAGGAGAGAATATAGGCGATATAGCATCTATTAGAATGAATAACGAAGAAGTTAATCCAGTATACATAGCATTGAAGGAAAAAGAAGCTGAAATAGCAGTTGAGCTTACACAGGCAGAAACAAAAGTACAAATGCTAAAGACACAAATACAGTCTATACAACAAGAGGTAGAAGACCTTCAAATAAAGCTTGCAGAAAGACAGCATGAAGGACGTTTAATAGACCAAAAAGTGCAGATAGCGCAAAATACATATGATGCATTTACCAGAAAACATGAAGAGTTAAGAGTAACAGAGTCTTCACAGGTTGGAGAATCTAACATGATAATAGTATCTAAAGCTTATCCTACGACAAATCCAGTTGCACCTAGAAAAGCACTTAACGTAGCAATAGCAGGTGTATTAGGTATTATGTTGGGAGTGTTTGCAGCATTTTCTATAGAATACTGGCAAGCAAGTGGAGAAGAAAAGAAAAATATACCTTCAACTAATTAA
- a CDS encoding B12-binding domain-containing radical SAM protein, with product MGKNVLLIGFYNEKALGVRYLSNALNTNGYNAHILYFKEFNSVNPSKASKKELDLLENLINEIKPSYIGLSVMSSLYLESVYLVNDRIREKFNVPIIWGGVYSTLFPEETLKYGDYVVQGEGELPLIELLNSLEEGKDPSHIENVVLHNEQKQLIKNSLRPLVQELDKLGYPKIGGDNVYFIHNDEIGYGDPQTKGFTYELTASRGCPFACSYCSSVNLKRTYAGKGKYVRFRSVDSVMHELKEAKSSIKNLKVIHFWDEIFSDEEGWIEEFKERYKNEIGIPFKIWGHPLKINERIINNLVEAGLYQIVVGIQSGSSRIRKEIFHRKESQEEIINASRILSKCKVPKVIYDFMLQHPFETLEDLKETYKLCLQLEPPFELQLHGLNFLPGTDIIDKAIEANLLSEEELNKIMYSSIQEQYDMYWGPAAVNQLNENSTWVALTYLTQFPKLRPMVEKLAADVEKGNKENVVVRLQKFMKQVTRFRNLAGKAKLVISKS from the coding sequence ATGGGTAAAAATGTCCTACTAATTGGATTTTATAATGAAAAAGCATTAGGCGTTAGATATCTTTCGAATGCATTAAATACTAATGGATATAATGCTCATATCTTATATTTTAAAGAGTTTAATAGTGTTAATCCAAGTAAAGCCAGTAAAAAGGAACTTGATTTATTAGAAAATTTAATAAATGAAATTAAGCCCTCCTATATTGGGTTAAGTGTTATGTCTTCTCTATATTTAGAATCTGTATATTTAGTAAATGATAGAATTAGAGAAAAGTTTAATGTACCAATTATTTGGGGTGGTGTGTATTCTACACTTTTCCCTGAAGAAACATTAAAGTATGGAGATTATGTTGTTCAAGGTGAGGGAGAGTTACCTTTAATAGAACTATTAAACTCTTTAGAAGAAGGTAAAGATCCTTCTCATATTGAGAATGTTGTATTACACAATGAACAAAAACAACTAATTAAAAACTCATTAAGACCATTAGTTCAAGAATTAGATAAGCTAGGTTATCCTAAAATAGGTGGGGATAATGTTTATTTTATCCATAACGATGAAATTGGATATGGAGATCCACAAACTAAAGGGTTTACCTATGAATTAACTGCATCTAGAGGTTGTCCTTTTGCCTGTTCTTATTGTAGCTCTGTTAATTTAAAAAGAACTTATGCTGGAAAAGGAAAATATGTACGTTTTCGTTCTGTAGATAGTGTTATGCATGAGTTAAAAGAGGCTAAATCTTCTATTAAAAACTTAAAAGTTATTCATTTTTGGGACGAAATTTTCTCTGATGAAGAGGGTTGGATAGAAGAGTTTAAAGAACGATATAAGAATGAAATAGGTATCCCTTTCAAAATATGGGGACATCCACTAAAGATAAATGAAAGAATTATTAACAATCTTGTAGAAGCAGGTCTTTATCAAATTGTTGTAGGGATTCAAAGTGGTTCATCTAGAATAAGGAAAGAGATATTCCATAGAAAAGAAAGTCAAGAAGAAATAATTAATGCTAGCCGTATTTTATCTAAATGTAAGGTTCCTAAGGTTATATATGACTTTATGCTACAGCATCCATTTGAAACCTTAGAGGATTTAAAGGAAACCTACAAACTTTGCTTACAACTAGAACCACCTTTTGAACTACAGTTACATGGTCTAAATTTCTTACCAGGAACTGATATTATTGATAAGGCAATTGAGGCAAATCTTCTATCTGAAGAAGAATTAAATAAGATTATGTATAGCTCTATTCAAGAGCAATATGATATGTATTGGGGACCAGCAGCTGTTAATCAATTAAATGAAAATAGTACATGGGTGGCTTTAACATATCTAACACAATTTCCTAAGTTAAGACCTATGGTTGAAAAACTTGCTGCAGATGTAGAAAAAGGAAACAAGGAAAATGTTGTTGTAAGGCTTCAAAAATTTATGAAGCAGGTTACAAGGTTTAGAAATTTGGCGGGTAAAGCAAAGCTAGTTATAAGTAAAAGCTAA